In Haladaptatus sp. QDMS2, a single window of DNA contains:
- a CDS encoding alkaline phosphatase D family protein, which yields MPPTNQPNASEDEPDDERRTFLKTIGGTAAAATTLAGTVSAEQTGADTVPLTHGVAAGDVTATTAVVWARAADEGVLHVEFSVDDSFDSAREQRTTVDSTTDYTGTIRLSGLQSGTRYHYRAWATNRNESASDAPASAPTGTFVTPPKETDAAPVTFAWTGDTWGYGTNPIEPPFTGLQTIADLDPEFFLYLGDTIYADADTPAGKITDNTPPGEALDIYRGKYKEMRDPPAEIADRSNLMRLLESTSVYTVWDDHEVINNFAGPIEPLMPEGRRAFEEYWPLDRGGRGKGYEHRLYDSFRWGEHMELFILDTRQYRDPNIDLDSKTLLGAEQLAWLKDALSDSDATWKILASPAPLGYPSDSWATETERTGYEAELLDVVEHIQTEPISNLVVVAGDVHKSVVGAYDPDDDGEFEFYEAIAGPLGAPSGEPDDLYAPLNPTKFFAKGGYLNFGTISIGESGETLTVSIFDEDGDEQFEKTIEASVLEPTAVPARIESTFDDDPEGWLVSKNGGSDRPEYHAEGGSPGGHVSDEENQGGVAWYYQAPFKFLGNREAFYGGTLSFDIRQKQTDQQFDADPIEGGDILLQSGDRKLVYEFRGPDSTPETEWTTLDAPLTAAATWVDMQSEEPLATEEAFREVLSNLELIRIRGEYRAGDDRSYLDSVVLERD from the coding sequence ATGCCCCCGACAAATCAACCCAACGCCAGCGAAGACGAACCGGACGACGAACGACGCACCTTCCTCAAGACAATTGGCGGTACGGCGGCCGCAGCGACGACACTTGCTGGAACCGTGAGCGCAGAGCAGACCGGGGCGGACACTGTCCCCCTGACCCATGGGGTCGCGGCAGGCGACGTAACAGCCACGACAGCCGTCGTCTGGGCGCGGGCCGCAGACGAGGGCGTTCTTCACGTCGAATTCAGCGTCGACGACTCGTTCGACAGCGCACGCGAGCAGCGAACGACGGTCGATTCGACAACCGACTACACGGGGACCATTCGTCTGAGCGGACTCCAGTCAGGGACGCGCTATCATTACCGAGCGTGGGCGACGAACCGGAACGAGTCCGCCTCGGACGCTCCCGCCTCCGCACCGACTGGCACCTTCGTCACGCCACCGAAGGAAACTGACGCTGCGCCAGTCACTTTCGCCTGGACTGGTGACACGTGGGGGTACGGCACTAACCCTATCGAGCCGCCGTTCACGGGGTTGCAGACGATAGCTGATCTCGATCCCGAGTTCTTCCTCTACCTCGGTGACACCATCTACGCCGATGCCGACACGCCGGCCGGGAAGATTACCGACAACACGCCTCCCGGCGAAGCTCTCGACATCTACCGGGGGAAGTACAAGGAGATGCGCGACCCACCCGCTGAGATTGCAGACCGGTCTAACCTGATGCGATTGCTCGAATCGACGTCCGTCTACACCGTCTGGGACGACCACGAGGTCATCAACAATTTTGCGGGGCCTATCGAACCGCTCATGCCCGAGGGCCGTCGGGCGTTCGAGGAGTACTGGCCACTCGACCGAGGTGGGCGCGGAAAGGGTTACGAACACCGCCTCTACGACTCGTTCCGCTGGGGCGAGCACATGGAACTGTTCATCCTCGACACCCGCCAGTACCGTGACCCGAACATCGACCTCGATTCGAAGACGCTACTCGGTGCGGAGCAACTCGCCTGGCTGAAGGACGCGCTCTCCGACTCGGACGCGACGTGGAAAATCCTCGCCTCGCCCGCGCCGCTCGGCTATCCGTCTGACTCCTGGGCGACCGAGACTGAGCGGACCGGCTACGAGGCCGAACTCCTCGACGTGGTTGAACACATCCAGACCGAACCGATTTCGAATCTCGTTGTGGTGGCAGGCGACGTTCACAAGTCTGTCGTCGGCGCATACGACCCTGACGACGACGGCGAATTCGAGTTCTACGAAGCCATTGCCGGCCCACTGGGCGCACCCTCCGGCGAACCGGACGACCTGTACGCCCCGCTCAACCCGACGAAATTCTTCGCGAAAGGCGGCTACCTGAACTTCGGGACCATCTCGATTGGAGAGTCGGGTGAGACGCTCACCGTCAGCATCTTCGACGAGGACGGCGACGAGCAATTCGAGAAGACCATCGAGGCGTCAGTCCTCGAACCCACCGCGGTTCCGGCCCGCATCGAGAGCACCTTCGACGACGACCCAGAGGGCTGGCTCGTCTCGAAAAACGGCGGCAGCGACCGACCGGAATATCACGCCGAGGGCGGCAGCCCAGGCGGGCACGTCAGCGACGAGGAGAACCAGGGCGGCGTGGCGTGGTACTATCAGGCACCGTTCAAATTCCTCGGCAACCGGGAGGCGTTCTACGGTGGCACGCTCTCGTTCGACATTCGCCAAAAGCAAACTGACCAGCAGTTCGACGCCGACCCAATCGAAGGAGGAGATATCCTGCTCCAGAGTGGCGACCGCAAACTCGTCTACGAGTTCCGCGGGCCCGACTCGACTCCGGAAACGGAGTGGACGACGCTCGATGCCCCGCTTACCGCAGCAGCGACGTGGGTAGATATGCAGAGCGAGGAGCCACTCGCGACCGAGGAGGCGTTCCGCGAGGTGCTGTCGAATCTCGAATTGATTCGGATTCGGGGTGAGTATCGTGCTGGCGACGACCGAAGCTATCTCGACAGCGTCGTCCTCGAACGGGACTGA
- a CDS encoding CBS domain-containing protein yields the protein MDIAEVISSEFVEFDIGAPLSKVAGAFANQQLDAVIVTDGDEYWGIVTRRQLAASSNHSSAKVGSQLHHVPTVERTEDVREVARLMIGSGAKTLPVVENDHILGVVTANAVLEAVKPFLDVVTVDDAYSEELLRAAPDTTLGEALNTLRRARITHLPVTEAGTLVGMLSLYDVIEFTTRGGRKSQGGTAGDFGGRGGGGQKAGGTHGGFGAREGDTDRMLDLPVRDLMTDGVVTVSRDATLDEVVETMFDREISSLVVTADSATEPVGIITKTDVIEALTWEETGRRGVQVSGIELLDDMDYEEVSTLIEGLDTKYRQMNVIKASIELKEHKEMSRGVPLILARIRLVTDRGYFTADGEGYGASHAIRLAANAVERQLLKGKTYASSKKHPSLAEQERLYGWWLGG from the coding sequence ATGGATATCGCTGAGGTCATTTCGTCGGAGTTCGTCGAGTTCGATATCGGCGCGCCGCTTTCGAAGGTCGCTGGTGCGTTCGCAAATCAACAGCTTGACGCGGTCATCGTGACAGACGGAGACGAATATTGGGGCATCGTTACCCGCCGTCAACTGGCAGCGTCGTCCAATCACTCGTCAGCCAAAGTGGGGTCACAACTCCACCACGTGCCGACCGTCGAGCGGACGGAGGACGTCCGCGAAGTCGCCCGCCTCATGATCGGAAGTGGCGCGAAAACGCTCCCGGTGGTGGAGAATGACCACATCCTCGGCGTGGTAACCGCGAATGCGGTGCTCGAAGCCGTAAAACCGTTCCTCGACGTCGTGACCGTCGACGACGCCTACTCTGAGGAACTGTTGCGTGCAGCACCCGATACCACGCTTGGGGAGGCTCTCAACACGCTCCGCCGAGCCCGTATCACGCATCTGCCGGTCACCGAAGCAGGAACACTAGTGGGGATGTTGAGCCTGTACGATGTCATCGAGTTCACGACGCGCGGCGGGCGCAAGAGCCAGGGTGGAACGGCTGGTGATTTCGGTGGGCGCGGTGGTGGCGGGCAGAAAGCCGGTGGTACCCACGGTGGGTTCGGTGCACGCGAAGGTGATACAGACCGTATGCTCGACCTCCCCGTGCGTGATTTGATGACTGATGGAGTCGTTACGGTGAGCCGCGATGCTACCCTCGACGAAGTGGTCGAAACGATGTTCGACCGAGAAATCTCCTCGCTCGTCGTCACGGCTGACAGTGCGACCGAGCCGGTTGGAATCATCACGAAGACTGACGTCATCGAGGCGCTCACCTGGGAGGAAACGGGGCGACGTGGGGTGCAGGTCAGCGGCATCGAACTGCTCGACGACATGGACTACGAGGAGGTCTCGACGCTAATCGAGGGTCTCGACACAAAGTATCGCCAGATGAATGTCATCAAGGCGAGTATCGAACTCAAAGAGCACAAAGAGATGAGTCGGGGCGTGCCGCTGATTCTCGCTCGGATTCGATTGGTCACCGATAGGGGCTACTTCACGGCCGACGGCGAGGGCTACGGTGCGTCACACGCCATTCGCCTCGCGGCAAACGCCGTCGAACGCCAACTCCTCAAGGGAAAGACGTACGCCAGTTCGAAAAAACACCCAAGCCTAGCCGAGCAGGAGCGTCTCTACGGCTGGTGGCTCGGCGGTTGA
- a CDS encoding Nramp family divalent metal transporter, giving the protein MNIVERLRAIGPGAMVAAAFIGPGTVTTASVTGARFGYALIWTIAFSVVATIILQEMSARLGLVTREGLGEALRNRFDNPALRYASIALVVSAIGIGTAAYETGNILGGAAGLETVTGVSASLWGPLMGLIAGALLWTGKYKLIERALIALVAIMGVSFLIDAILIGPDLGAIVTGFVPTVPEGSAFLITGLVGTTVVGYNLFLHASSVQERWGGPEDLAACRTDTIASIVVGGFITLSILVSAAAVFPVGTEISDVGTMAEQLEPVAGTYAKVFFSIGLFAAGFTSATTAPLAGAYATAGALGWERDLTSRKFRAVWMTILATGIVFSAIGLSPVRAILFAQVANGILLPIIALFLILIMNDRSKLQSYVNSTAQNVLGGLVTLIVIWLGVRSLLSLAGVF; this is encoded by the coding sequence ATGAACATCGTGGAACGACTCCGGGCAATCGGTCCCGGGGCGATGGTTGCAGCGGCATTCATCGGCCCCGGCACGGTCACGACGGCCAGCGTCACGGGTGCGCGCTTCGGGTACGCGCTCATCTGGACCATCGCGTTTTCGGTCGTCGCGACCATCATCCTCCAGGAGATGAGCGCCCGTCTGGGCCTCGTCACCCGCGAAGGACTGGGCGAGGCGCTGCGAAACCGCTTCGACAATCCTGCGCTCCGCTACGCGAGCATCGCGCTCGTCGTGAGCGCCATCGGCATCGGGACCGCCGCCTACGAGACGGGCAACATTCTCGGCGGTGCAGCGGGCCTCGAAACCGTGACCGGCGTGAGCGCCTCGCTCTGGGGACCGTTGATGGGCCTCATCGCGGGGGCGCTGCTGTGGACGGGTAAGTACAAACTCATCGAACGGGCGCTCATCGCGCTCGTGGCCATCATGGGCGTCTCGTTCCTCATCGACGCCATCCTCATCGGCCCGGACCTCGGCGCAATTGTGACCGGGTTCGTCCCGACCGTCCCCGAGGGCTCTGCATTCCTCATCACGGGCCTCGTCGGCACCACCGTCGTCGGCTACAACCTTTTCCTGCACGCGAGCAGCGTCCAGGAACGCTGGGGCGGCCCCGAGGACCTCGCGGCGTGTCGCACGGACACCATTGCCTCGATCGTCGTCGGTGGATTCATCACGCTCTCGATTCTCGTTTCCGCGGCCGCCGTCTTCCCTGTCGGGACGGAAATCTCGGACGTCGGGACGATGGCCGAGCAACTCGAACCCGTCGCAGGCACCTACGCGAAGGTGTTCTTCAGCATCGGCCTGTTCGCCGCCGGGTTCACCAGCGCGACGACCGCGCCGCTCGCGGGTGCCTACGCGACGGCCGGTGCTCTCGGCTGGGAACGCGACCTCACCTCGCGAAAGTTCCGCGCTGTGTGGATGACCATCCTCGCGACTGGTATCGTCTTCTCTGCCATCGGGCTCAGCCCCGTCAGAGCCATCCTGTTCGCACAGGTCGCAAACGGGATTCTCCTCCCGATCATCGCACTCTTCCTCATCCTGATAATGAATGATCGCTCCAAACTCCAATCCTACGTCAATTCGACTGCACAGAACGTCCTCGGCGGACTTGTCACGCTCATCGTCATCTGGCTCGGCGTCCGCAGTCTCCTCTCGCTCGCGGGGGTATTCTGA